AATTGGATTTGGTTGTCATGTGAGGTGTATTGCAATGGTGAATATTTACTGCATGCaagaagaactttttttttctgatggttGCAAACATCAGTTTAGAGTAATGTCTGAAAAAACTTGCAGCAGAGCATTACAATGAAGACAACTAAACTAACTATTTGTCTGTATTAGTATTTATAATCTACATTTGTAATGATTTCCAAGGAAAAGAACCTGTTTACAACACTGTGGAGCATGTGCTGATCCCAGTCATCAGTGACTCTGCTGCTCTGATTTCATTCTCCAGTCAGACAGTGAAGATCATCATGTGGcacctcctgaaaaaaaaacaaaaaaaccaaaaaaaccacaaaccaatGATCTGAACTGCAGCCTCAAACATCTCTGGACAGCAAAATCAGTATCACTGTACATTACCTGGAAATCATCCACAATTCTCACTTGAAAGTTTCAAGGTTTTTATACTTGTGCTAGTAAAAAGCTCATGCTTGTACCATTGATCTCCATatcagccagcactgctgcttttgaaGGATAATAACACCAAAAATTTCCATAGTATTGCAGCTGGAACTGTAATTCCAGCACAGGGTTATGACACACCTCCAGATTAGCTCTACCTTTTTGGCTATACATACATCTAAAATAAATCTATGCTGTCAGAGGGCCACAGCTGTgattataaattttatttaatttgggatttttttccatgcgTAAAGTCTTGAGGTTGGGAGAAGCTGGACTCCTCTTATGTGCATAgcataaaaggaagaaattctgagTGATAAAAGATAAATTATGAGAATAATTAAGATAAATTTATGAAAAGTCAAAGCAAGACTTGATTATATGCTGAGAATTGGGATAAAGCAAACCAGTTGAAAGAAGTACCAAGAAATCTGTTGACTATGCACAACTTAAATTATCTTCCAGGAAAAAGAATGTTTCCCTCCCTGCACTACATTTGCCCACAAATTTTGGTCATATGAGGGGGAGGACTGCCcaccctcctcttcttcaaatTGGCACCTCTGTGCAAACAGATCAAGGATGTTATCTGAAAGAGCCCAGGATCCTGTGTTATCCACATCATCCAGTAAATCACAGTTAGCAATTGAGTACAACAGTGTACAGCTTGCAGCAACGTTGCCAAAAGCTTAATGCAGAGCTCCAGCCCAGAGATAGGATTAGATTCCAACAAATAAGGCAACTCTGTGGAACAAACTCTGGTCCTTTTTGCCTGGCAGAACTTAGAAATTGTCACTGGAAAGTTTCCCATGTTATTTAGATACAGCTACATAACTAccttaattaaagaaaaataatgtaaaaggATATAAAATATACTTGCAAACAGACATCTAATTATGAAAAGagcatttagatttttttgcagaaaacaacTAGAGAGCTGCATTATTAATGCCATGCCACAAAATCTTCAATTGAAGAAGCAAGAAACGAGcactaaaataaaacttaaattttcttcattattgCAACTGATCAAAAGCAGCTTCATTGCAGTGGAAGACAACTGTTTTGGGGAGGTTTCTTTCACACACAGTCACCAGGATCTGGTTTAATTCATTGACAAAACTACAAAGCCACGTGGCTAACaggttttctgcagctgttggAAAAGTCAGGATCAGATAGTGGCTCCATCAGGTATGAATGCATTATATTGTGCTGCTGACCTTTTGGTGCTTCCCCAGTCCTCACCTTTCATTCTGATGTACAGGTGCCGTGGCAGATGAGACCCAAATTAGGGGGTCTGGATGTCCTGCATCAGGGTTTAGCTCCTACAACAAAAACATATGAAAAACAGGCAACTGGAAGACAACATAACACACCTCAAGTGTTATTattaaagcaattatttttttggtgggaaaatgcagtttaattttttgAGATACCTACATGTGATTAGAGTGGGAGTCACAGTTATGACACACAACCTCCCTTCTACAGCTGCTGTACTTTTTTCCAAGACTTCAGTTGTGGGTGTTAAAATTTGTCCTCCCTGTGCTTGCTTGTGGAATAGTTGAACAAAATCAAGTGCAGGCTCTGTACCACAAGAGCACTGGAATGTCTGCTGTGCCCACTGACTGTCCTACAGCTGGTCTGGGTTACAGCAATAATAACTACACAGCAGAAATGTGTttaggaaggggagggaaaaaaagaggatcCTACAGAATAGCTCTTAAGGAGTAAAATTCTGTAACACACTGAATTTCTGCAGCACCAGATGTTTGATGGAAGCTGTTGGCCTGACATGACTGTTGTAGGGACTGGGATTGAGCACTCAAGGAGTGGGCCAGAAAGAATCAAGTGTGTGATCCTTACCCTCACATAATGAGAGCATTAAGCTGCCTTTTCAGTTGTCTTCAAAAGATTTTACAAGAAGCTTATACTTACTTTTACCTCACAGCCTCTTCCCAGTATTGGCATCCATGAACTTGCTGGATGGGACTTCTGCACAGCTATCCATGGTGCTTCCTTCACTGCATTTTCATGGCTATCAGGCCTCAGCTTCCAACAGGTGACAGCTTTGTACCACCAAATCCCTGCATACAGAAAGCATATTATCAGAAGAATAATACTGCATAAATACACTAAACCTTCTGGTATGAGAGTTCACCTCTATaggtatatatttttaatacatttcatgtacagtatattttaaaatagagtttgaatctttttttttttttaatatcttcccCGTTAAATAAAACCTCTTAATCTTTCTTCAATCTAAATGTTCCAGCATTTAATCTGGGACTGTAAAATTCTGAGAGTTTCAAAATATTCTTGAAAAGAGTATGCTCCTTTCAGATTTTCACAGCCTACCATAAAATGCAGGAAACATTTACAGTTTGGTGTGTGGAGACCTGAAGTATGTCTGTCATTCTCAACAGAATTCTGACAACAATAggaaatgcaagaaaaacatCTTGCCAGAAAACAGCAACTTTCAAGTATTACAACAGTACTCTCCTACCTAAGAATTGATTTAAGCTGTTGGAATTTTGTTGCTTGCAATGCCATAATAATGACAGTCAAAACCAATGAAAATTCATATGTGAATTCTAATTtgaattagaggaaaaaaaaaaaaaaaagcaccacacCATTTTCAGGTAAGATTTCCTACAATGAACATTTAAACCCTCAGGGTTTTGCTCCATTTTCTAGTTGAgattacacaaaaaaattaaatggacCATGACatcacagaattataaaatATGTCAAAAATAGCATGCAATTTCATATGAATAACAGAGAAATTCTTCATTCCTAAAACCAATCTGTTTGCATTAATTAATGCTTTGTGTTAAAGAGATCTATTAACTAATTTTTAGCATGCTTTGAAGTAgttaaaaacagctttttgaGCTTACTTGGGCATTTCAACTATTAAAGTTCattgcttcattaaaaaaaacacacatgcatacacatATGGAAGCATCaactatatttaaaaaagcTTGCAGATATTAACACACCTGATCATCAGCTAACTTAAGAATGGCACTAGGAGAAAGTAAAACCATCAGTGGTGCACAAAATTACtatcagaaaatgcttttgataTATTTAAGTGGAGGTGGCTCAAGAAATGGACAGCCCAGGCTGTGAATGAGAAATTCCTGCACCAGTGGTactatctaaaaaaaaaaaaaaaaaaaagtttaacaaGAATTTATCCTATTTTTGTGTATTAACACATACTGCTCtaaacattttaatgtaaatttcaaggataatatttttgtatataaaatTAGATACACATGCAATCCCAGAGGAATCAATGATTTAGCACATGTAAATCTAGGCAAAAAATAGGTTCTAAAGCTCAAAGATGCTCAAAGAGGCTTGAAATTGGAATGCAATGCAAATTACTCTCAAGCTCATTTCTGTCAGCACATCTGGACAGACCAGTGTGCTGCTAAAAGAggttggatattttttttttgcatttactcCATCTCTATTAGAAAGACTTTTCAAGTCTCATACTGCAACACCTTTCAAAGGTGTTAAGATCTTATCTTTAGAAAACCATGTACAGTCTTGTACACAGTGGTGTTTAAACCTCCTACCAATGCTAACTGGGCTCTGTACCAAACTGAGAGATGATTTATAAAATGACAGCTTAACATTTTGATCTTGTAAACCCTCAGAGATACAATTTTTTAGAATATCACCATTCATTCAATCTCTGGACACACTGTAGAATATTTTACAATAAGCagctttcctttaaagaaaTACAACAGTATTTGCAAATGTGACACTAACAATTAAGAGCCAAACATAAAATTCAAGAAATGCTACAGAATCATAGtatcctagaattggctgggttggaagggacctcagagctcatcaagtccaacccttgatccactccccccgtggttcccagcccatggcactgagtgccacatccaggctctttaaatatctccagggatggagaatccaggTTTCAAACAGCAATGTTAATTCAATCACTTTGGTCAAAATCagtataataattttttttttatatgtctaTAATTCCTGTATTTGcaactatatttttttaacttgcgtttttgttatttcaaatataaaatttgTAATTTTCATACTACCTTAGCATAGGTGCTTCCAGTCAATAAATAGTGTGACCAAGTATTCGGAACatgataaagaggaaaaaaggttaGAGtagctttatttctctttggcTTCCTGCTCATAAACTCACCTGTGCTTTTACTGCCTTTAAGAACCTCCCCTGCTTTAACAGGTGTGATGTGTCACTAATTAGTCCAAGGCCTTAAATtagggagcaggagggaagggtCTGGTCTAGACTCATTGCAGGCTTTCtagatggagctgctgttgaaaGAACTTCGTTTGGCTTCCAAGCTCTTGATTGATTTTAAGGATATGTATGAATATGAAAACCGTTTAAAAACCTTCAAAAATTGGCCCTTTACAAAGAACTGCAAGTGCACTCCAGAGAACGTAAGTCTGAAAATGGTTTTTTGACCAttccttattttttatgtaCAGTGCCTGAATGTGAAGTCCTGGTTTATGTTTATTTGTGATCATCTCGGCCTGAAGAATATGAAAAGTTGAATGCTCCAACTTCCCTTTGTTCCCTGATCAGAAATACTGGAGTAGGATGACTGGCTTCTGCATGTTCAGTTCACTATCCTAGCTACAGAAATGAGTAGTGAcctttcttggggttttttgctgttttttttttcattcttgtcacatcaaaatttttattaattctttcttCATGTAGTCTTCCTGACTGCAAATTTTCATTCATACAAAAGAAGCCCTCATTAAAATAATCAAGTACCTATGCAGCAGGAAGGATGAAGCAGAATAATCACTCCTTAAAATCCacttttttagaaaaagtaGTGTTTATGACCCTACAGGCTTTGagttcagcattaaaaaaaaaaaaaaaaaaactctacCTGACTTCTGTTTTGGTACCCACATGAACCTTCCAGGCTGGATCTCAGATGAGTCCCATTGCAAGAATTATCTGAGAAGGTGTTAAGTTTGATGACTGAAATTGACTTACTTAAATACTTGTGTTCTGACGAGATGTTATTCTGAAGTGACAGGAAAACATAGAAGTAAAAGATGTAGCATTTTATTcacataatttatatttaaagcCTATGCCCAAAGCCtatgttttttctctgaaaatattttttaaagtccaGGCTGTGGCAGGACGTGGTATCTACCAGCCACCAGAAACAGAGACACTCCAGTAGCCTGCAGATAGCCCGCTATGCTGAAATCTGTCACTGCTTGTAGTCTATTCCTTGTTCTTTTTACTAGTTGCTGATTTTACCTGCTTGCAACCCTCCCagttaaactttatttttcagcctGATCTGTGCTGACCTAGGCATGAGGGTAGAGGCATTATTTGCAAGCTCTCAGAAGCAGTTTGCTGATGTGAAGATGAATGGtgtgttggatggggctctaaACTTCTGAACTGTCCCCTGCAGATGGCAAAGGCAGGCTTTGTCCACTGCTCCAACACAGATGAACCAGATGTGGCAAAGTGTTTCTTTTGCCTGATAGAACTGGAGGGCTGGGAACCAAATGATGACCCATGGTAAGCACGAATCTCACGTTCTTGAAGTATTCCTCCAAACTTCTTTGATGGCATCCCCTAGCTCATAAAATTACCAACTTCTCTGTAGCAGTTCACAAAACTGAAACCTATTGGAAGCTTTTCTGACCAGCAACATTGAAAAAGTTCATCAGAATTCTTCATCTTGCCTCCAAAGAGAAGACTTCTGATTAAAAGTAGaaagtagggtttttttcaacgTTGCATACTCAGCCTAAATTTTTCCTGGTATCTTCCTGGCTCACAACTAGCCTTTATCCTAGATCCACCAAAACCCATTTCAGACCCATCTATTCAGGTTTCTTCATCTCTTAAAATAGCTTCAAATGGAATCTGTTCTTATTCTGGGTTTATGTTGCAGGGAGGAACATGCCAAACGTCCCAGCTGTGCCTTTTTATCCCTTACTAAGAACTTTGATGACCTGACAATGGAGGAGTACTACATGCTGGAGATGACACGGCTCAGAACCTTCCTTGTAAGTGTTGGCTGAATAATCTTACTATAAGATTCAAAGCTAGAAGGCAAACAAGAACTTTCACCTCCAAGATTTTCAACCATCAGCAAGGAGGGGTTGTGTAAGGCTAGAGTGTGACTTATTCTGAAGTCATGATCTAGAAGAAACCTGCACCTAAACACTTCTCAGTCATGATCGACTGCCtaacttttaaaggaaaacctgttttctttAGACATGTTTTTCCAACAACTcattacagcagaaaaaatgtcCTGGGTTCAATAATCAATCAATCCAGGAAGCTCTACAATGAgcagcttgatttttttcccaggagggatgaaaaacaaatgcaaaaaggTAAAATTTGACCAGATCATTGCTTTACATCTCCAGTTTTACATGTAAATCAGTCTAATTATGCTTTCAAGCTTCCAAGCCCATTTAAAATGTGCAATTATTCATTTTTACTCATATGAAATATCTGCCAAATTGCTCTGTGCCATGCAGACAGCAGTATTGCTGACCACAGCCAAAAGCAGACTTGTTAGCTAGAACTGCTGGCATACCAGTGGGTTTTTAAGGATCTAAGTCTTGAATGTAGTTGAACAAGACAGTTAAATTGCTGAAATGAAAGTctcaatttttttgctttaagtgGAAAACTGGCAGAAGCATAATAAGCTCCTTTGAAGAAGAAGTCACTGCAACTAGGCAGCGTCTGGTGGATAACTTTGTCTCCAAGCACCAGTACACACCACAGACACCAGTGCCTCTCTGTACTGATCCATCTGCCCAACCTTCTGAAAGCTCAAACTGCCAGTCAAAAAAATTCCAGAAGTGAAGTATAAACTCAGACTCcaaaagtttttcttcttgataTGATACAAACACTTAAACTTTTATCTGAGTACTAATACAAAGGTGAGCAAGTAGTGGAGTGTGAGTATAGAGAATTCCTTTCAAAGCctctcaggagcagaggctctAATTGTTTGTACCAGCTCCTGTCTTTCACAATGTACCTTGTCAGTATGTCCAGGTGTGGACTGACAGTAGTCCTGCTAACCTGTGAATATATGACAAATGTCTTAGCAAATActtattctgtattttagtaCATGGACTTTTTTGGAATAAAGATTGTAACTGTAAGCACTTTTCTTGAAATAGAACAAAATGGATTTGACTGTCTCTCTGGAGTAACTTCTACCCTTTCAGCACCTAGACGTACATTCCTGCTCACCATTAAACTATCTTCCTAGACCAAAgtcataaaaagaaatacttccCAAGACCCATTAACtggctttctttaaaaattcagtgcaTTCACATTCAGTGAACTAGTATTAAAGCTAGAAAggtaatgaaaatgtttctatGAAACAAGTAAAAGGCATTGCAACTGTTCCCTATCAGGACAGTGATAGATAATGTCATTCCTTTTGATCAGGCACTCAAGGTTCAGTAACAGAATGTTCCTGATTTCAATGCTACTGTTTATTAGATTCTTTATCAGTTAACTGAGCCCTGATTCTATATATCTCATTTTACTGAATGCCACTTTAAAATGAAGtactttctatttatttttagttctgAAAGCCAGCACCCTTCATTTCTATTAGGCATGGCTTTAAAAAGCTATAATCTCAAAGTGTGTAATGAAGTAGTGCCCTCCCTCAATCTCTTTTTTCAAAGGCCCTCATTCCTCTGTTCATGTTCCAAGTGATTTTCCTGAAGAAGAACTAAAGCCCTCAActtgctggcttttttttaagtgcCCAAGGAATGCTTtatctctgctgctcccaggtATCCTGCCATCTGGAGAACTGAAGGAGCTACAGCTGCTCAGTTTCTTTCATGTCTCTCATAGTACATTTATGAGCATTTCCAACTACAAATccatccttttcctctctccattcTTAAACCCAATTGTTAAATAGAAAGGATTTCTCAATCCTTGATGTTTAAAATGAATATAACACAAATAATTAATCTCTTAGAAATAGGTATAAGAAGTTCTGGGTCATTTCACTGGATATTGGTGATAAATTTTCATCATATAATTTAACAGTAAGAAAAGTGGTTCAATGGCCTCATGTGAATGGACAGAATTATCTGAACAATTGAAGTGGTTTTGGCAGGAAAGAAAGGTAACTTTTGAATATATTTGTATGTGTATGATGAGCACTTTGAATATCAAGAATTGGAAGAGGGGAAGTATGATAAAAAAGGAGTTAATAGTGAGATTAAACATGAAGCACACATCTAAATGTGGAGTAAAATCAATCTGAAGAGCTTAGATTTTAAGGAAACTGTGATGAAGTTCAATAAAGACCAAGTCAGTCATTTGTATCTGTATCAGGTGACTTAAAACTGGGAATAGAACACAGATCTCCTGCACTCCATTCTAGTTTCCCTACATGCCagtaactgttttttttaatccaggaATGCAGCATGCTACAAAACAGCATGAAGGCATATGTTCAAAGCACCATAAATTAAATGTATGGACTGAAAAGGGACAATGGTTGCCTTAAGTTTAGCAAACTTCACTATCACCCTACCTGCTCCAGGTTTTGTTGCCTATTTTCCATCCAAATTTGGTTCAAATCATGACTTGCTATTCAGAAGCCACCTGACAAATTGGCAATAATCTCCTACTACACACCATTTGCTTAAATATTGACATTCATATACATAAGAACATACCATGTAAAATGACAGcactttcttttccctgaataaatattttcaatgtgTTAATTAGCTTATGAATGCAAGCAATCAGGAATGATAACATACCAAGCTGTGGTACCAATTTCCATCCATCCCTCAGTTGTGTAAAATCCTTACAGTTTGTGAAGCACAGCAAATCTTCCAGTTGACAGATTTCAACCCATGGTTTTGGAGGAATCCAGGTGAAGGGACTGTCCAAATGTATGCCTGCAATCAACAGCAATTTCCACTCATTAATCTATCATGAACAACACTGCTTTCAggactaaataaataaaacttaatGGTTTTAGTACTTTTTCTAGGACATCGATGCATTTTTCTGAATGGTTGCATTAGTTGAAAAAACTTCTATTCAACTACTAAAAGCTTATTTCCAAATAACTTAGTATCTGGTTTTCTGTTCAGTGTGAATTTAAGGAAtcaaaaaaagagggagggacACCTTAAGTATAAAACAATAATCAAACTGAATTAAAAGAATAGTTGGGTTGATAATTACTGCCTGACATATTCTACAGTAAAGAGCCCCAGTCAAAAGCATTCATTCTCCCACCAGTTGTAtagaaaaagtttctttttcacaaaaaaagttCAAGAAAAAGTCTATTTCTTGAAGCCTTAGAAAGCCACTACATGAAATGAAATATGACATCAAAGCAAGTGAACCATTTTTGTCTAACTGATACTTGGTAATTTCACACCCCACTTGAAGTAGATATTACTAAACAGAAATAGTTGAGTATGTTGTATTATATTGAACCATTTTGTTTCTATGAATaaattgttttccagaaaatatctGGCACACGTACATACACAAAACTATTTCAAAATGCAATGCCTGAGATCATACACTTTGGAGAAATGACAGTAACATTTCTGGAGCAACATCACCAATTACAAATGGTGAATTATCACCTGGCTTGTAAAACTTCTGGTTGCTCTGAATTATCCATAGACATGATGAAAAGGTTAATAAACCACACAAGTGAATACTGGTATGTTGGCTCAATGCTGGCtaaatcagcaggaaaaaaccaaGACAGGTGAATGGACAGCAACAGGCCCATAGCCCATAGAAGAAGCAtctgtcttctttctcttcaaCTACAGCTTGCTTTTCAGAAACCTCCTTAGCCAGAAATTTGGAAGAAGACAAATACCTTAATAGCAGTTTCATCctccaaaatatttccttctaaGGCTGGCAGAACTTCTGAAGTCTTGTCTCCTATGTCTTTTAGCTTCCTAAAGTAAAAGATTTTTCACATATGAAAATTACAGCTCCATCAGACAATGTGGAGATTCTATTCATGATATGAAACTTACataacaaaatcttttttttcatattaaacaTGCTCTTaactttttgaaaaatgtatcCACTTCCAGCATAAAAATAGACAAGCAAAGGGAGAAAGTAACAGATCCCTCTAATACTACACAGCTCATGCTTTGACTCATGGAGGAAGAAGCCCCTTGCCATTTACAATCAATGCAAATCTACCACACAATGAAAACATTTGTAAATCACAACCACTAATATCTAATTAATATTTGTGAGGACAGCAAATCAAATGCCAACATCCTGGTGGTAATAAAAGAATGACAGTGTTGCAAGGTAAAGTATGAGACTTGAGAAATGTCAACACTTCCAACACTGTACCAGTCTTCCAGCAATGTAAAataaccaaaaccaacacagtGTTGGCAGGGGACAAGGATAAACACATtacagaaattcttccctggCTTTAGTCAAGgaatcatttaaaaattaaaacagagtTGCACATTTGTTTTCAACATTCTCACCTTAACAGACTTCTCAGGAGCATAACGTGGATTTCTCAGTAatacaaaagcagaaattaggagTGTATTTGATAGTGGAGTCTTCAATGCAAATGTAAAGTCCCTGACTGCTTAAATGTCTATTTGAGCAAAAGTGGTTCTAGGGTAGGCCTAAGTTCTTCTCTAGTATTCTCCAGTAGCATTTCAAAACAACATTAGAATTAATAGGGCTTTCTTGCCATTTATATTACTGATTGACTGTTCCTTACAACACATACGTGTGTATTTACAGTGTgcaaacaataaaaacattaatCAAGCAATATGTAGAGGTAAGGTTAATGTTTCTTAAGAGTATTCAGCTGACTGGAAAGAAATGAATCAGTGAAATGTACCTTAAAAAGGGTAATTCAATGCTACAcaccacagaaataatttttggcAACTAAGTCTGTAAGCATATGAGATTGTCAAAATTAAGAAAGAAGTAAGAGAATAGACAATCCATGCCTTCACTTGTAGTCCAATCAGCCACTGAAAAATAGCTGGAGTTGTAGCTAATGTATTTCATAAATTTATTGCTGCTTGAGGGTAGGTAAAACTATGTGCAAGAAAGGTACTACAAAGAATACCAGAACCATTAATAATCACAGCCTAGCAATCTGGTATTTATACTCT
The nucleotide sequence above comes from Heliangelus exortis chromosome 6, bHelExo1.hap1, whole genome shotgun sequence. Encoded proteins:
- the LOC139797228 gene encoding baculoviral IAP repeat-containing protein 5.1-like yields the protein MELLLKELRLASKLLIDFKDMYEYENRLKTFKNWPFTKNCKCTPENMAKAGFVHCSNTDEPDVAKCFFCLIELEGWEPNDDPWEEHAKRPSCAFLSLTKNFDDLTMEEYYMLEMTRLRTFLWKTGRSIISSFEEEVTATRQRLVDNFVSKHQYTPQTPVPLCTDPSAQPSESSNCQSKKFQK